A stretch of the Acidilobus sp. 7A genome encodes the following:
- the menC gene encoding o-succinylbenzoate synthase yields MELRRVELLEVWVRLKSPFETSFGKTLERPAILVRAEERGGEVGWGEVVADSGPWYSYETNETAWHVIRDFILPQLKGDVGPRGFPALVSRIRGHNMAKAGVEMALWDLAAKLEGRPLWQYIGGVRDRIASGVSVGIQPSLEDLVRVVDSYVQEGYQRVKIKIRPGYDVEPVRRLREVLGPSLKLQVDANAAYTLSDVEVFRRLDDFGLLMIEQPLGWRDLVDHAELARHIRTPICLDESVADADDARKAYQLGSAMIINVKPARVGGLGETLRIHDLWYRQLGRPIWIGGMLETGVGRGHLVAAATLEGVRYPNDISASSRYYEEDIVEPPWELNRDGTISAPRASGIGAEVLEDKVRSAAKRAYEFRP; encoded by the coding sequence GTGGAGCTGAGGAGGGTTGAGCTCCTGGAGGTCTGGGTCAGGCTTAAGTCACCCTTTGAGACCAGCTTCGGCAAGACGCTGGAGAGGCCTGCGATACTTGTGAGGGCGGAGGAGAGGGGTGGGGAGGTCGGCTGGGGCGAGGTGGTCGCGGACTCAGGCCCTTGGTACAGCTATGAGACGAATGAGACAGCTTGGCACGTTATAAGGGACTTCATACTGCCCCAGCTGAAGGGCGACGTGGGCCCGAGGGGCTTCCCTGCCCTGGTCTCAAGGATAAGGGGCCACAACATGGCTAAGGCCGGCGTTGAGATGGCCCTCTGGGACCTCGCCGCAAAGCTCGAGGGGAGGCCCCTGTGGCAGTACATAGGGGGAGTGAGGGACAGGATAGCCAGCGGTGTAAGCGTCGGCATCCAGCCCTCCCTCGAGGACCTCGTGAGGGTGGTTGACAGCTACGTCCAGGAGGGCTACCAGAGGGTGAAGATAAAGATAAGGCCGGGCTACGACGTGGAGCCCGTCAGGAGGCTCAGGGAGGTCCTCGGCCCCTCCCTTAAGCTTCAGGTTGACGCCAACGCCGCCTACACGCTGAGCGACGTGGAGGTCTTCAGGAGGCTCGATGACTTCGGCCTGCTCATGATAGAGCAGCCGCTGGGCTGGAGGGACCTCGTGGACCACGCCGAGCTCGCAAGGCACATAAGGACCCCAATATGCCTTGACGAGAGCGTAGCTGACGCTGACGACGCGAGGAAGGCCTACCAGCTGGGCTCAGCCATGATAATAAACGTCAAGCCTGCGAGGGTGGGAGGCCTCGGCGAGACGCTCAGGATCCATGACCTCTGGTACCGCCAGCTGGGGAGGCCCATCTGGATAGGCGGCATGCTTGAGACGGGGGTCGGCAGGGGCCACCTGGTGGCCGCCGCTACCCTGGAGGGTGTCAGGTACCCTAACGACATAAGCGCCAGCTCAAGGTACTACGAGGAGGACATAGTTGAGCCCCCCTGGGAGCTCAACAGGGACGGCACCATATCCGCGCCCAGGGCCAGCGGGATAGGGGCTGAGGTGCTCGAGGACAAGGTCCGCTCAGCTGCTAAAAGAGCCTATGAGTTCAGGCCTTAG
- a CDS encoding NAD(P)-dependent oxidoreductase has product MKQVVVGGVGFVGANLVAELRKRHEVLVVARPSSIKKRPRIAEDIRRMGADILLLDSITPEALARVGGDAYHHVAGVLTGSREALEEAHVNLLRRVISAASQVKARVVYVSSTGVSTEIRGMPPGSKVSEEERHLDPATFVHRTPYEITKAEGERLLLSSDEALGGRWAILRPSVIFGPWGYEPQWRATLWAARRGLTLFTGSRNAVYAGDVARVAEMASSGSLDRSWVYVNWPFEVDIGDIGMEICRQMGRRCRRLSLRWAARLAYLAPSSSLKLLYRTLKYNYFYVSRRLEGFSYTSLQEAVSRFLEWASGGTSA; this is encoded by the coding sequence TTGAAGCAGGTAGTAGTTGGAGGCGTCGGCTTCGTCGGGGCTAACCTGGTGGCTGAGCTGAGGAAGAGGCACGAGGTGCTCGTCGTAGCTAGGCCCTCCTCAATAAAGAAGAGGCCCAGGATAGCTGAGGACATAAGGAGGATGGGGGCTGATATCCTGTTGCTGGACAGCATAACCCCAGAGGCCCTTGCAAGGGTCGGGGGAGACGCCTACCATCACGTGGCCGGCGTGCTCACGGGCAGCAGGGAGGCCTTAGAGGAGGCACACGTCAACCTCCTGAGGAGGGTTATATCAGCTGCCTCCCAGGTGAAGGCGAGGGTCGTGTACGTGAGCTCGACGGGCGTCTCCACAGAGATAAGGGGGATGCCCCCCGGCTCAAAGGTCTCGGAGGAGGAGAGGCACCTCGACCCAGCAACCTTCGTGCACAGGACGCCCTACGAGATCACCAAGGCCGAGGGCGAGAGGCTCCTCCTCTCAAGCGACGAGGCACTTGGGGGCAGGTGGGCCATACTGAGGCCCTCGGTGATCTTCGGCCCCTGGGGCTACGAGCCGCAGTGGAGGGCCACCCTCTGGGCTGCTAGGAGGGGCCTGACGCTCTTCACGGGCTCAAGGAACGCCGTCTACGCGGGCGACGTGGCGAGGGTCGCCGAGATGGCCAGCTCCGGCTCCCTTGACAGGTCCTGGGTCTACGTCAACTGGCCCTTCGAGGTGGACATAGGCGACATAGGCATGGAGATCTGCAGGCAAATGGGCAGGAGGTGCCGCAGGCTCAGCCTCAGGTGGGCCGCGAGGCTGGCCTACCTGGCCCCCAGCTCGTCGCTCAAGCTGCTGTACAGGACGCTGAAGTACAACTACTTCTACGTGAGCAGAAGGCTCGAGGGCTTCAGCTACACCTCCCTCCAGGAGGCGGTCTCAAGGTTCCTGGAGTGGGCCTCAGGCGGCACCTCAGCTTAA
- a CDS encoding orotidine 5'-phosphate decarboxylase / HUMPS family protein: MAGSPIILAIDGPLSGSCEAAARLPLQLDDIVSGAKVGVPFLLRCGVGSLAAMRSSYGGLIVADLKLADVGDVMLSTVSAVKDFVDAVIAHSFIGYSGALDELSEGLRGWGLKLVLVASMSHPGSQEVYDGSLGQLLKVISKARPWGVVAPATRPNVISAVRAALGSEVKVLSPGVGTQGARPGDALCAGADYEIVGRSITSGPDPRAAAEEVARQQAEALRVCRRGMA, encoded by the coding sequence ATGGCTGGAAGTCCCATAATATTGGCTATAGACGGCCCCCTGTCGGGCTCGTGCGAGGCAGCGGCCAGGCTCCCGTTGCAGCTTGATGACATAGTGAGCGGCGCCAAGGTGGGGGTGCCGTTCCTGCTCAGGTGCGGCGTGGGCTCCCTGGCAGCCATGAGGTCGAGCTACGGGGGCTTGATTGTGGCTGACCTTAAGCTTGCCGACGTGGGGGACGTGATGCTAAGCACGGTCTCAGCCGTGAAGGACTTTGTTGATGCTGTCATAGCGCACTCCTTCATAGGCTACTCAGGCGCCCTGGACGAGCTCTCGGAGGGGCTCAGGGGGTGGGGCCTGAAGCTGGTCCTCGTGGCCTCCATGAGTCACCCCGGCTCGCAGGAGGTCTACGACGGCAGCCTGGGGCAGCTGCTGAAGGTCATATCAAAGGCTAGGCCGTGGGGGGTGGTAGCCCCGGCGACGAGGCCTAACGTTATATCAGCCGTGAGGGCCGCCCTAGGCAGCGAGGTCAAGGTGCTCTCCCCGGGCGTGGGGACCCAGGGGGCCAGGCCGGGGGACGCCCTCTGCGCCGGGGCAGACTACGAGATAGTCGGGAGGAGCATAACGTCAGGCCCTGACCCCAGGGCTGCGGCTGAGGAGGTTGCCAGGCAGCAGGCAGAGGCCCTGAGGGTGTGCCGCCGTGGGATGGCTTGA
- a CDS encoding DUF973 family protein, with protein sequence MASQLQYELEGIDKLRSGTLLLIVVPLLLLAASIVIGIGAFLATRPAVGAVVSVNGATRYVVHMGPAPLPLAASLGAAVGVAAIAAVLLVVSFLALGRLSAGFKALEAAGKGGWAGVAGVWLIIAAVIVALVGAATFMFGGFIAVDLSFIIAVVGFILIGVGLFEVGSYYNDALLEAGGILTAIPLVITSFIGLIISYVGLGEVERRLREAAPKA encoded by the coding sequence TTGGCGTCCCAGCTCCAGTACGAGCTTGAGGGCATAGATAAGCTGAGGAGCGGTACCCTGCTGCTAATAGTGGTGCCGCTGCTCCTGCTCGCTGCATCAATTGTGATAGGCATAGGCGCGTTCCTTGCCACAAGGCCGGCTGTGGGGGCAGTCGTTAGTGTTAACGGCGCCACCAGGTATGTGGTCCACATGGGGCCTGCTCCCCTGCCGCTAGCTGCCTCGCTAGGGGCTGCCGTAGGCGTCGCCGCTATAGCCGCGGTGCTGCTGGTGGTTTCATTTCTGGCCCTTGGGAGGCTCAGCGCGGGCTTCAAGGCCCTTGAGGCGGCCGGCAAGGGAGGCTGGGCCGGGGTCGCGGGGGTCTGGCTCATCATAGCTGCCGTGATAGTTGCCCTGGTGGGCGCGGCGACCTTCATGTTCGGCGGCTTCATAGCAGTGGACCTGAGCTTCATAATAGCCGTCGTGGGTTTCATACTTATAGGCGTCGGCCTCTTCGAGGTGGGCTCATATTACAACGACGCACTGCTGGAGGCGGGCGGCATACTGACAGCCATACCGCTCGTCATAACCAGCTTCATAGGCCTCATCATAAGCTATGTCGGCCTCGGCGAGGTCGAGAGGAGGCTCAGGGAGGCCGCCCCTAAGGCCTGA
- a CDS encoding aldo/keto reductase, with translation MIYTRLGRDGPQVSAVGLGFWEVGSRTWRGSPEVAEAIVRAAHEEGINFFDTAEVYGMGRSEEALGEAVRRLGIREHVVVASKVGGFRPTPYFILKGAEGVRRRLGFAPALLQLHWPPPAWIPLCQPLRGLERAVKAGLAEYVGLSNFSGRLLEEALYCFSSLEPVSDQVEYSLAYRTPELDVAKVARAKGIGIIAYSPLAKGALAGVTASRAVQRVDPRFKAAASDRELMDALKGVAGRLGATTAQVSLAWLISKGAVPIPGTTKPDRARELAGSADVKLSPEDVELLDRASSKFVTAWGREYGNLRSIRYVPCALQYLGLRAMGGA, from the coding sequence TTGATATACACGAGGCTTGGAAGGGACGGCCCTCAGGTGAGCGCCGTGGGCCTTGGCTTCTGGGAGGTGGGCTCAAGGACCTGGAGGGGCAGCCCTGAGGTCGCTGAGGCCATAGTCAGGGCCGCCCACGAGGAGGGCATAAACTTCTTCGACACGGCCGAGGTCTACGGCATGGGGAGGAGCGAGGAGGCCCTCGGGGAGGCCGTGAGGAGGCTCGGCATAAGGGAGCACGTTGTTGTTGCTAGTAAAGTGGGCGGCTTCAGGCCCACCCCCTACTTCATACTCAAGGGCGCTGAGGGCGTGAGGAGGCGCCTCGGCTTCGCCCCCGCCCTGCTGCAGCTCCACTGGCCCCCGCCGGCCTGGATACCCCTCTGCCAGCCCCTGAGAGGCCTTGAGAGGGCGGTGAAGGCTGGCCTTGCGGAGTACGTGGGGCTCTCGAACTTCTCGGGGAGGCTGCTCGAGGAGGCGCTTTACTGCTTCAGCTCCCTGGAGCCCGTGAGCGACCAGGTCGAGTACAGCCTGGCCTACAGGACCCCTGAGCTCGACGTAGCTAAAGTGGCCAGGGCCAAAGGAATTGGCATCATTGCCTACTCGCCCCTCGCCAAGGGAGCCCTAGCTGGGGTCACTGCCTCAAGGGCCGTGCAGAGGGTTGACCCGCGCTTCAAGGCGGCCGCCTCCGACAGGGAGCTCATGGATGCCCTCAAGGGGGTCGCGGGCCGCCTAGGGGCAACGACAGCCCAGGTCTCCCTGGCGTGGCTAATATCTAAGGGCGCCGTGCCCATACCAGGGACCACTAAGCCCGACAGGGCCAGGGAGCTCGCGGGGTCAGCTGACGTCAAGCTGAGCCCTGAGGACGTTGAGCTGCTCGACAGGGCGAGCTCAAAGTTCGTAACTGCGTGGGGGAGGGAGTACGGCAACCTGAGGTCCATAAGGTACGTCCCGTGCGCCCTCCAGTACCTAGGGCTTAGAGCTATGGGCGGCGCCTAG